Proteins from one Impatiens glandulifera chromosome 2, dImpGla2.1, whole genome shotgun sequence genomic window:
- the LOC124927613 gene encoding floral homeotic protein DEFICIENS-like — protein MARGKIQIKRIENDTNRQVTYSKRRNGLFKKAGELTVLCDAKVSIIMFSSTSKLHEYMSSSISTKQMFDHYQKTLGVDLWNTQYEKMQEQLKKVKDVNRGLRREISQRMGENLNELCYEELMRLEQEVDNSLQQIRDRKFKVLGNQIEIHKKKLRNVEQTHRNLLQEFDVRGEEENYGMININNNKEGEYDDDDVVVGGEIGVGFHGFMNRSSNGRILNTNNNQIRTVHSGGGAVGLDLTTYALL, from the exons ATGGCCAGAGGAAAGATCCAGATCAAGAGAATCGAGAACGATACGAACAGACAAGTAACCTATTCGAAACGCCGAAACGGACTCTTCAAGAAGGCCGGCGAACTCACCGTATTATGCGATGCTAAGGTCTCGATTATCATGTTCTCCAGCACTAGCAAACTCCATGAATACATGAGCTCCTCCATTTC GACGAAACAGATGTTTGATCATTACCAGAAGACATTGGGAGTTGATCTATGGAATACGCAGTATGAG AAAATGCAAGAACAGTTGAAGAAAGTTAAAGATGTGAATAGAGGTCTTCGAAGGGAGATCAG TCAGAGGATGGGTGAGAATTTGAATGAGCTTTGCTATGAAGAACTGATGAGACTTGAGCAAGAAGTGGATAATTCCTTGCAGCAAATCCGAGATCGTAAG TTTAAGGTGCTTGGAAACCAGATTGAGATTCACAAGAAAAAG TTGAGGAATGTGGAACAGACACACAGAAACTTACTTCAGGAATTT gATGTGAGGGGGGAAGAGGAAAATTATggaatgattaatattaataataacaaagaAGGAgaatatgatgatgatgatgttgttgttggAGGAGAAATAGGAGTAGGGTTTCATGGATTCATGAATCGCAGCAGCAACGGTCgaattttaaatactaataataatcaGATCAGAACCGTTCATTCTGGTGGTGGTGCCGTTGGATTAGATCTCACAACCTATGCCTTGCTTTAA
- the LOC124925908 gene encoding uncharacterized TPR repeat-containing protein At1g05150-like yields MATRGTRSEKVKRIFHHFDLNRDGGLNREEMSALVVAVNPRVKFSDEQINAILDEVFRTYGDFIDNERGLTFDGLLRTYDDGAGDVDRDFDALGIELKPMMIDNDLTEEAASSSSMVDDRVNEPHKNQRTAAWASSPNHGIIFDETWKLVDDLEILIKKLKSKQAKDGKSRGDNSDAYSDPGWSREFGPSVELSDRMVFWDESSHEYTVFVKELNSLRTRADGSRSREEAFDGQIAIGRDLYDHQLYKEALVSFKRARDLQPTDVRPHFRTGNCLYVLGQHSEAETEFRAALEAAEIGGNQWSYLLPQIHVNLGIALEGEGMVISACEHYREAAILCPTHFRALKLLGSALFGVGEYKAAIRALEEAIYLKNDYADAHCDLASSLHAIVDDDNAIKEFQKAIDLKPGHVDALYNLGGLYMDMGRYQRASEMYTRVLTVSPNHWRAQLNKAVSLLGAGENEDAKKSMKEALKMTNRVELHDAMSHLKQLQKKNVVEAYIEVEPSRFKIFNEKTTSRRDLGIAIDIRRFQRITRLNRCNVELLRKEMSDEQVPLSYSGSGAPQRSIRKASLEVILRRLLGFLKPETFVGAVKAINQKILSVLEDSESGRLDLGMFLAIIAPICDGPPNVRKRVAYDALLWRPVNQGSSEVKRVDICKFINLLRAIYVPEESVPLDDEVVIDGETSVSFIQFSALFDDAERGFGVMPCLVKLEQGDRQRHGNRTCVVCRYPIIGSRFREMKSRFNLCGQCYSEGKVPPVFKQEEYRFKEYTSQGEAMKDKFTWLGLHSKNPNPPNE; encoded by the coding sequence ATGGCTACCAGAGGTACCAGATCTGAAAAGGTCAAAAGAATCTTCCACCATTTCGATCTCAACAGAGATGGCGGTCTCAACAGGGAAGAAATGTCAGCTCTCGTCGTCGCTGTCAATCCTCGCGTCAAGTTCAGCGACGAACAAATCAACGCGATTCTCGACGAGGTATTTCGAACCTACGGCGATTTCATCGACAACGAACGCGGTCTCACCTTCGACGGATTATTACGCACTTACGACGACGGCGCCGGAGACGTCGATCGTGATTTCGACGCTCTAGGGATCGAGTTGAAACCGATGATGATTGACAACGATTTAACGGAGGAAGCCGCGTCTTCGTCTTCGATGGTTGACGATAGGGTTAACGAACCTCACAAGAATCAAAGAACAGCAGCTTGGGCATCTTCGCCTAACCACGGTATAATCTTCGATGAAACATGGAAACTTGTTGACGATTTGGAGATTCTGATTAAGAAATTGAAATCGAAGCAAGCTAAGGATGGAAAATCAAGAGGAGATAACTCAGATGCGTATTCTGATCCTGGATGGTCAAGAGAATTCGGTCCTTCAGTAGAACTGTCAGATAGAATGGTGTTCTGGGATGAATCTAGCCACGAATATACCGTCTTCGTTAAGGAATTGAACAGTTTAAGAACAAGAGCAGATGGATCTAGGTCTAGAGAAGAAGCATTCGACGGGCAAATAGCAATCGGAAGAGATTTATACGATCATCAATTATACAAAGAAGCTTTGGTTAGCTTCAAGAGAGCTCGAGATCTACAGCCAACCGATGTAAGACCACATTTCAGAACAGGAAATTGTCTTTACGTTCTAGGGCAGCACAGTGAAGCTGAAACAGAGTTTCGAGCAGCACTTGAAGCAGCTGAGATTGGTGGAAATCAATGGTCTTATTTACTTCCACAGATTCATGTTAACCTTGGAATTGCGCTTGAAGGTGAAGGTATGGTGATTAGTGCTTGTGAACATTATAGAGAAGCTGCAATTCTATGCCCAACTCATTTTCGAGCTTTGAAACTATTGGGTAGTGCTCTATTTGGTGTAGGAGAATATAAAGCTGCCATTAGGGCTTTAGAAGAAGCCATTTATCTTAAAAACGATTATGCAGATGCTCATTGTGATTTAGCTTCTTCCTTACATGccattgttgatgatgataACGCAATTAAGGAGTTTCAAAAAGCTATTGATCTCAAACCAGGTCATGTTGATGCTTTGTATAACTTGGGTGGACTCTATATGGATATGGGTCGTTACCAACGAGCTTCCGAGATGTACACTCGGGTTTTAACTGTTTCCCCAAACCATTGGCGGGCGCAGCTTAACAAAGCGGTGTCCCTATTAGGTGCGGGTGAAAATGAGGACGCGAAGAAATCTATGAAGGAAGCTTTGAAAATGACTAACCGGGTTGAATTACACGACGCCATGTCGCATTTGAAGCAACTTCAAAAGAAGAACGTTGTTGAAGCTTATATCGAGGTTGAACCGTCGCGATTCAAGATTTTCAACGAGAAAACTACTTCGAGGCGAGATTTGGGAATTGCGATTGATATTAGGCGTTTTCAGAGGATAACCAGGTTAAACCGATGTAATGTTGAGTTGTTGAGGAAGGAGATGAGCGACGAGCAGGTCCCGTTGTCGTACTCGGGTAGTGGAGCTCCGCAGAGGTCGATTAGGAAGGCTTCACTCGAAGTGATTCTCcggagattgttgggttttttgAAACCTGAAACTTTTGTTGGAGCAGTGAAAGCGATAAACCAAAAGATTCTATCGGTTCTCGAGGACTCTGAGTCGGGGAGATTGGATCTCGGGATGTTTCTAGCTATCATCGCCCCGATTTGCGACGGCCCTCCCAACGTTCGGAAGCGGGTGGCTTACGATGCCCTCTTATGGCGTCCGGTGAACCAAGGTTCCTCGGAGGTCAAAAGAGTGGACATATGtaaattcataaatttgttGAGAGCTATTTACGTTCCTGAAGAATCCGTTCCTCTGGATGATGAAGTTGTCATCGATGGGGAGACGTCGGTTTCGTTTATTCAATTTTCGGCATTGTTCGATGACGCGGAGAGGGGTTTCGGGGTCATGCCGTGCTTGGTTAAACTTGAACAAGGGGATAGACAGCGACATGGAAATCGTACTTGTGTGGTGTGTCGATACCCTATTATTGGGTCCCGATTTAGGGAAATGAAATCGCGTTTTAATTTGTGTGGGCAATGCTATAGCGAAGGGAAAGTGCCTCCTGTTTTCAAGCAAGAAGAATATAGATTCAAGGAGTATACGAGCCAGGGTGAAGCTATGAAAGACAAATTCACTTGGCTCGGGTTGCATTCCAAAAACCCGAATCCACCAAACGAGTAA
- the LOC124925832 gene encoding probable amidase At4g34880 yields MNTTVGSYALLGSLAPRDAGVVEKLRRAGAIIIGKSSVSEWYSLRSFSIPDGWSARAGQGLNPYVYSAKTCGSSSGSSIAVAANMVAVSLGTETDGSIICPADYNSVVGLKPTVGLTSRAGVIPISPRMDTVGPITRTVSDAVYVLDAIVGYDKRDREATKRGNKFIPEGGYKQFLNKDGLQGKRLGIVRNPLLFNNNINTTIPAFEKHLNTLKQKGAILVDDDLKIANIDIILNPFESGESVAMLAEFKLSINVYLKDLISSPVRSLADIIAFNINNAELEHIGEYGYGQEILEAAEVTNGIGKEEKEKIEMMEKLSKDGLEKLMKMNELDTIVTIGSNASRVFAIGGYPGITVPAGYDVDGMPFGICFGGLKGTEAKLIEIAFGFEQATMVRKKPTLPPPSSYTTTTCTFHDKK; encoded by the exons ATGAACACGACAGTAGGATCTTATGCATTGTTGGGATCTCTGGCCCCTCGTGATGCAGGAGTTGTCGAGAAGCTGAGAAGGGCAGGAGCTATTATCATCGGGAAATCGAGTGTCAGTGAATGGTATAGCTTGCGGTCTTTTAGTATCCCAGATGGATGGTCTGCCAGAGCTGGCCAGGGCTTG AATCCTTACGTTTATTCTGCAAAGACATGTGGATCGAGCAGTGGATCATCCATAGCAGTAGCAGCAAATATGGTGGCAGTATCACTGGGAACTGAAACAGATGGTTCAATCATCTGCCCTGCTGACTACAACTCAGTTGTAGGTCTCAAGCCCACAGTTGGACTAACCAGCCGAGCTGGTGTTATCCCCATTTCACCTCGGATGGATACAGTTGG GCCGATAACCAGGACAGTATCTGATGCTGTATATGTTCTTGATGCAATTGTTGGCTACGATAAAAGAGACAGGGAAGCAACAAAACGCGGGAACAAGTTCATACCCGAGGGTGGTTATAAACAGTTCCTTAACAAAGATGGACTTCAAGGAAAGAGGTTAGGTATTGTGAGAAATCCATTGTTATTCAACAACAATATTAATACTACAATTCCTGCTTTTGAAAAGCATCTGAATACACTAAAGCAAAAGGGAGCAATACTAGTGGATGATGACCTTAAAATAGCCAACATAGATATCATTTTGAATCCCTTTGAGAGTGGGGAATCAGTAGCAATGCTTGCTGAATTTAAGTTATCCATAAATGTCTACTTGAAAGATCTCATATCTTCTCCAGTTCGTTCATTAGCTGATATCATTGCCTTCAACATCAACAATGCTGAACTG GAGCATATAGGGGAGTATGGTTATGGGCAGGAGATATTAGAAGCTGCAGAAGTGACAAATGGGATAGGTAAGGAAGAGAAGGAGAAAATAGAGATGATGGAAAAACTATCTAAAGATGGGTTAGAGAAATTGATGAAGATGAATGAATTGGACACAATTGTGACAATAGGGTCCAATGCTTCTCGGGTTTTCGCGATTGGTGGGTACCCAGGGATTACAGTTCCGGCTGGGTATGATGTGGATGGGATGCCGTTTGGTATATGTTTTGGTGGGTTGAAAGGAACAGAGGCTAAGCTCATTGAGATTGCTTTTGGTTTTGAACAGGCTACAATGGTTAGGAAGAAACCCACATTGCCACCCCCTTCTTCTTACACCACTACTACTTGTACATttcatgataaaaaataa